One segment of Anatilimnocola aggregata DNA contains the following:
- a CDS encoding FAD-dependent oxidoreductase, translating into MPITMTNISFSSVVQHLRQTAIVLASLLAIFTPARAAHAAEMVDVLVYGATPGGIAAAIAAAKGGSTVALIEPTPRIGGLVTSGLSHTDFRTFEGLNGTFLDFARRVEAHYVKENGADSAQVRESFRGTFGEPKVNLAIFEAMLVEQPKITVERGLRLASVKLDKSGDRARVESATFTKSVGTPGSTQQSEFQAKVFIDGTYEGDLMAMAGAPWRVGREGKAEYNESLAPDEADDQLQAYNFRWIMTRDPKNRVTPTAPAGYRREDFVEVLKVLETGSIKKIFAYPSGCIFKAQLPPLPNGKFDINDVSNGLIRLSLPGKNLAWPNGDAAARAAVFQEHVRDQVGLLYFLQNDPEVPAKFRDEAREWGWCRDEFEASGHMPPQLYVREARRLKGVHIYTQQDSAQAPGDARAVLHRQAIAMGDYGNNCHGTLHPGPRFGGKHTGEFYNAVPPYQVPYGVIVPAIVQNLLVPVAVSSSHVGFCALRLEPIWASLGQAAGYAAAHAVKNKIAVQEVPVPELQRQLHADQSATIYVSDVLPGHADFAAVQWWGSAGGLHGLQAPFAKPGQRGKNISGQYYEAYQGHAAELDKKLEPAQLERWLAIAKELRLPLDKLPAATASPTRGDFIRAAWK; encoded by the coding sequence ATGCCAATCACCATGACGAATATCAGCTTCTCATCCGTGGTTCAACACTTACGACAAACGGCAATTGTGCTGGCCAGCTTGCTCGCGATCTTCACTCCGGCAAGAGCTGCTCATGCTGCAGAAATGGTCGACGTTCTCGTCTACGGCGCTACGCCGGGTGGAATTGCTGCAGCTATTGCGGCGGCGAAGGGAGGGAGCACGGTCGCTTTGATTGAACCGACACCGCGGATTGGTGGCCTGGTGACATCCGGGCTGTCGCACACCGACTTTCGCACGTTCGAAGGGCTAAATGGGACATTTCTCGATTTCGCTCGCCGCGTAGAAGCGCACTACGTCAAAGAGAACGGTGCGGACTCCGCTCAGGTTCGCGAATCGTTTCGCGGCACGTTCGGCGAACCGAAGGTTAATCTCGCGATCTTCGAGGCGATGCTGGTCGAGCAGCCGAAGATCACTGTCGAACGCGGACTTCGGCTCGCGTCCGTCAAGCTCGACAAGTCAGGTGATCGCGCTCGTGTTGAATCCGCGACCTTCACCAAATCGGTCGGCACGCCCGGCAGCACACAGCAGAGCGAGTTTCAGGCAAAGGTCTTTATCGACGGCACCTACGAAGGCGACTTGATGGCCATGGCTGGCGCGCCGTGGCGAGTCGGCCGCGAAGGGAAAGCGGAATACAACGAGTCCCTCGCGCCAGACGAAGCAGACGACCAACTGCAAGCCTACAACTTCCGCTGGATCATGACGCGCGATCCCAAGAATCGCGTCACGCCAACCGCTCCCGCCGGTTATCGCCGCGAAGATTTTGTCGAAGTGCTTAAGGTGCTCGAAACGGGGAGCATCAAGAAGATCTTTGCTTACCCCAGCGGCTGCATCTTCAAAGCTCAGCTTCCGCCGCTGCCGAACGGCAAGTTCGATATCAACGATGTCTCCAACGGCCTGATTCGCCTTTCGCTTCCCGGCAAGAACCTCGCTTGGCCTAATGGCGACGCTGCTGCGCGGGCCGCGGTCTTTCAGGAGCACGTGCGCGATCAGGTCGGCCTCCTTTACTTTCTGCAGAACGATCCCGAAGTTCCCGCCAAGTTCCGCGACGAAGCTCGCGAGTGGGGCTGGTGCCGGGACGAATTCGAAGCCAGCGGGCACATGCCGCCGCAACTTTACGTGCGCGAAGCGCGGCGTTTGAAGGGCGTGCATATCTACACGCAGCAAGACAGCGCCCAAGCACCCGGCGATGCGCGGGCGGTGCTCCATCGCCAGGCCATCGCGATGGGCGATTACGGCAACAACTGCCACGGCACCTTGCACCCCGGCCCACGATTTGGTGGCAAGCACACGGGCGAGTTTTATAACGCGGTTCCTCCTTACCAGGTTCCGTACGGTGTCATCGTGCCGGCGATCGTGCAGAACCTGCTCGTGCCGGTGGCGGTCAGTTCGTCGCACGTCGGCTTCTGTGCGCTCCGTCTGGAGCCAATTTGGGCTTCGCTCGGGCAGGCAGCAGGTTACGCAGCAGCACACGCAGTGAAGAACAAGATCGCCGTGCAAGAAGTGCCTGTGCCCGAACTGCAACGACAATTGCATGCCGATCAATCCGCGACGATTTACGTGAGCGATGTTCTTCCCGGGCACGCCGACTTTGCCGCGGTGCAATGGTGGGGCTCAGCGGGCGGGCTGCATGGTTTGCAAGCTCCGTTTGCCAAACCCGGCCAGCGTGGCAAGAATATCAGCGGGCAATATTACGAAGCCTATCAGGGACACGCTGCTGAACTCGACAAGAAGCTGGAGCCCGCCCAACTCGAGCGCTGGCTGGCCATCGCAAAAGAACTTCGATTGCCGCTCGACAAACTGCCCGCTGCCACAGCGAGCCCAACGCGCGGCGACTTCATCCGCGCTGCTTGGAAGTAG
- a CDS encoding polysaccharide deacetylase family protein, protein MRLILCTLSLLLFSTLVRAAETGETKVAQWNDDKRAPFILMFDDSMQGHVKTVLPELKRRNLVGTFYINAGSGHYKAQKAAWEKAFTEAGMVLANHTFTHKGAADVADLEQEIVKCNEVLYAIAEANGQPKPTLLSFGRPGVPQGKWNVTEEELKTQLRKYNLVLRQNVLFAQIHLKDAAAMIARVEKALASGKTDVVAFHGVGGEWLSIDTPSFLQLLDFIVEKRDQLWVTDPISIHKYETERESASVRTLEATKSQITLELTTNADAAIYDSPLTLITHVPADWKTVQVTQGKHTASVIAKEGKVVFDARPGKDTVVLKNR, encoded by the coding sequence ATGCGTCTGATTCTCTGCACCTTGAGTCTGCTGTTGTTTTCAACGCTCGTCCGCGCCGCTGAGACCGGCGAAACCAAAGTCGCTCAGTGGAACGATGACAAGCGGGCTCCCTTCATCCTGATGTTCGACGACAGCATGCAAGGGCACGTGAAAACGGTCCTCCCCGAGTTGAAGCGGCGAAATCTCGTCGGCACGTTCTATATCAACGCCGGGTCCGGGCATTACAAGGCTCAGAAGGCTGCGTGGGAAAAAGCGTTCACCGAAGCGGGCATGGTCCTCGCGAATCACACCTTCACCCACAAGGGTGCCGCCGATGTGGCCGATCTTGAACAGGAGATCGTGAAGTGCAACGAGGTGCTCTACGCCATCGCCGAAGCCAACGGTCAGCCCAAGCCCACGCTTTTGTCTTTCGGTCGCCCCGGTGTGCCGCAGGGTAAATGGAATGTCACCGAAGAGGAACTAAAAACGCAGCTGAGGAAGTACAACCTGGTGCTGCGGCAGAATGTGCTCTTCGCCCAAATCCATTTGAAAGACGCAGCGGCGATGATTGCCCGTGTCGAAAAAGCCCTCGCGAGCGGCAAGACCGACGTCGTCGCGTTTCACGGCGTCGGTGGCGAATGGCTGAGCATCGACACGCCTTCGTTTCTCCAACTGCTCGACTTCATCGTCGAAAAACGCGATCAACTCTGGGTGACCGATCCGATCTCTATTCACAAGTACGAAACCGAGCGCGAATCAGCATCCGTCCGCACCCTGGAAGCAACCAAATCGCAGATCACACTTGAACTCACGACCAACGCCGACGCTGCCATCTACGATTCTCCGCTGACACTCATCACTCATGTTCCAGCCGATTGGAAGACCGTCCAAGTGACTCAAGGCAAGCACACGGCCAGTGTCATAGCAAAAGAGGGCAAGGTAGTATTCGACGCTCGGCCAGGGAAAGACACTGTTGTGTTGAAGAATAGGTGA
- a CDS encoding rhamnogalacturonan acetylesterase, whose translation MSKYIPILLICGLFVGAVDGQESDEGQKSFTIFMAGDSTMATQQVVPATPARGWGQMLQPYFQDHVKVQNHASSGQSTKSFRGRWEKMLPLMKAGDFVIIQFGHNDNKPDEGRHTDPFGSFSENLTRFVKEVRERQATPMLATSIVRNVWNSDNQSLRDTHGDYVVAARKVAEELKVPLLDLNKKTAALVEQLGPERSKLLFNNVDPGLFPQYPDGFKDGTHLNAVGGSRVCDLAVEEILANVPELAKSVKQGPVPMVRR comes from the coding sequence ATGAGCAAGTACATCCCAATTCTGTTGATCTGCGGTCTATTCGTTGGAGCAGTCGACGGGCAAGAGAGTGACGAAGGCCAGAAATCCTTCACGATCTTCATGGCGGGCGACTCGACGATGGCCACGCAGCAGGTCGTGCCGGCGACTCCCGCGCGAGGCTGGGGGCAGATGCTGCAGCCTTATTTTCAGGATCATGTGAAGGTGCAGAATCATGCCTCGTCGGGGCAGAGCACCAAGAGCTTTCGCGGTCGCTGGGAAAAGATGTTGCCGCTGATGAAGGCTGGCGATTTTGTCATCATTCAGTTCGGCCACAACGACAATAAGCCTGACGAGGGCCGACATACGGACCCCTTTGGCTCCTTCAGCGAAAACCTTACTCGCTTCGTCAAAGAAGTTCGTGAGCGTCAGGCGACTCCCATGCTCGCGACGTCGATCGTCCGCAACGTCTGGAACTCCGACAACCAATCGCTGCGCGATACGCATGGCGATTATGTTGTGGCAGCTCGCAAGGTTGCGGAAGAACTAAAGGTTCCGCTGCTCGACCTCAACAAGAAGACCGCGGCCCTCGTCGAGCAACTTGGCCCCGAACGCTCGAAGTTGCTTTTCAACAATGTCGATCCGGGCCTCTTTCCGCAGTACCCTGACGGCTTCAAAGATGGCACGCACCTCAACGCTGTCGGCGGTTCACGCGTTTGTGATTTGGCCGTTGAGGAGATCCTCGCCAATGTTCCAGAACTGGCCAAGTCGGTGAAGCAAGGACCAGTGCCGATGGTAAGGAGATAG
- a CDS encoding SGNH/GDSL hydrolase family protein: MTRTFVFVLSLCFAASFPLAAQEKAKLPAATETDTRLHADGKGWRVDMAKVEDKTRPRVLLIGDSILNGYLKQVTKSLEGKAYVDVWVNPYCQSAHTNKVLGEVLKNGPYDVVHFNMGLHGWQEGRIKAGTFEPLTKAYVQVIRDASPKTRIIWASSTPVTVKGKPEELNAEINPVIVEHNRLAAKVVEEMKVPVNDFYSLLADNLPLARGDQFHWKPAAYQLLATEATKSVLRELAERAK, from the coding sequence ATGACGCGCACCTTTGTCTTTGTTCTTTCGTTGTGCTTTGCCGCATCATTCCCACTGGCCGCTCAAGAGAAGGCCAAGCTGCCCGCAGCAACAGAAACCGATACTCGTCTGCATGCCGACGGCAAAGGCTGGCGCGTCGATATGGCCAAGGTCGAAGACAAGACCCGTCCGCGCGTCCTCTTGATCGGCGATTCGATTTTGAATGGTTACTTGAAGCAGGTAACGAAGTCGCTCGAAGGCAAGGCGTATGTCGATGTCTGGGTGAATCCGTATTGCCAGTCGGCTCATACCAACAAGGTGCTGGGCGAAGTGTTGAAGAACGGGCCCTATGACGTCGTCCACTTCAACATGGGTTTGCACGGCTGGCAAGAAGGACGAATCAAAGCCGGAACCTTTGAACCGCTGACGAAAGCCTATGTGCAGGTGATTCGCGACGCTTCTCCCAAGACTCGCATCATCTGGGCCAGCAGCACGCCCGTCACCGTAAAGGGTAAGCCCGAAGAACTCAATGCGGAGATCAATCCCGTCATCGTCGAGCACAATCGCTTGGCTGCAAAGGTGGTGGAAGAAATGAAGGTGCCGGTGAACGATTTTTATTCACTGCTCGCCGATAACCTGCCGCTCGCGCGGGGCGATCAATTTCATTGGAAACCAGCAGCGTATCAATTGCTGGCCACTGAAGCGACGAAGTCGGTGCTGCGCGAGTTGGCTGAGCGAGCGAAGTAA
- the typA gene encoding translational GTPase TypA — protein MRRNDIRNIVIIAHVDHGKTSLVDCLLRQSGEFRESQLQGDCILDSNDQERERGITILAKNIALHYKDVKINIIDTPGHADFGGEVERVVRMADGAVVLMDAAEGPMPQTRFVLSKALEANLKPIVIINKIDRPDARPHETLDEAFALLMDLGAEDHLEDFKYLFASGREGYATSDPEVRTDSMRPLLDMVLEQIPGPEVEENAPLQMLVTTLDWSEFVGRIAIGRITAGSIKRGQTIACAQKNGVVTEAKVLKLYLFDKLGRVEAEEVQAGDVCAVVGIENVEIGDTICHREHVRPMPRLTVDEPTLEMVFTINSSPFAGREGKFVTNRQLRERLTKELERNVALRVRQVPGSDAFAVSGRGVLHLSVLIESMRREGYELSVGKPQVIMREVDGVKEEPFESLIVEVPSLKLGPVMELVGARRGETEEMHIRGDFTHCKFLIPARGLIGLRTRLLNATQGTAIVHHRFAGYKPVIGDVPKRANGVYVSMVTGKANAFGLNTLQERADMFVTHNDEVYEGMIVGENSRDNDMAVNPTKEKKLTNMRASGTDDNILLKPPRKMDLEAALEYIEDDELVEITPTQIRLRKTFLTENDRKRAGRKEASFSS, from the coding sequence ATGCGCCGTAACGACATCCGTAACATTGTCATCATCGCCCACGTCGACCACGGTAAAACGTCGCTCGTCGACTGCTTACTTCGCCAAAGTGGCGAGTTCCGCGAAAGCCAACTGCAAGGCGATTGCATCTTGGACTCGAACGACCAGGAGCGGGAACGCGGGATTACGATCCTCGCGAAGAACATCGCTCTGCACTACAAGGACGTGAAGATCAACATCATCGACACTCCCGGCCACGCCGACTTTGGTGGCGAGGTCGAACGTGTCGTCCGCATGGCCGATGGGGCAGTCGTGCTGATGGATGCAGCCGAAGGGCCGATGCCACAGACTCGGTTTGTGCTTTCGAAGGCGCTCGAAGCGAATCTCAAGCCGATCGTCATCATCAACAAGATCGACCGCCCCGATGCCCGTCCGCACGAAACGCTCGACGAAGCGTTCGCCCTGCTGATGGATTTGGGTGCCGAAGATCACCTGGAAGATTTCAAATATCTGTTCGCCAGCGGTCGTGAAGGCTATGCCACCAGTGATCCTGAGGTTCGCACCGACTCGATGCGTCCCCTGCTCGACATGGTGCTGGAGCAGATTCCCGGACCAGAAGTCGAAGAAAATGCTCCGCTGCAAATGCTCGTCACCACGCTCGACTGGTCGGAGTTCGTCGGCCGCATTGCCATTGGTCGGATCACGGCCGGCAGCATCAAGCGCGGGCAAACGATCGCCTGTGCACAAAAGAATGGAGTGGTTACCGAAGCCAAAGTCCTCAAGCTCTACTTGTTCGATAAACTGGGCCGCGTCGAGGCGGAAGAAGTGCAGGCCGGCGATGTGTGCGCTGTGGTTGGCATCGAGAACGTCGAAATCGGCGATACCATTTGCCATCGCGAACATGTCCGACCGATGCCACGACTGACCGTCGATGAACCAACGCTCGAGATGGTCTTTACCATCAACAGCAGCCCGTTCGCCGGACGCGAAGGGAAATTCGTCACCAATCGTCAGTTGCGTGAACGCTTGACGAAAGAACTGGAACGAAACGTCGCCCTGCGCGTTCGCCAGGTTCCCGGCAGCGATGCGTTTGCCGTTTCTGGCCGCGGCGTACTCCATCTTTCGGTCCTCATCGAAAGCATGCGGCGCGAAGGCTATGAACTTTCCGTCGGCAAGCCGCAGGTCATCATGCGTGAGGTCGATGGCGTGAAAGAAGAGCCGTTCGAGTCGCTGATTGTCGAAGTTCCTTCACTCAAACTCGGCCCGGTGATGGAGTTGGTCGGCGCTCGCCGCGGCGAAACCGAAGAGATGCACATTCGTGGCGACTTCACCCACTGCAAGTTTTTGATTCCCGCTCGCGGTCTCATCGGCCTGCGAACTCGCTTGCTCAATGCCACCCAGGGGACCGCGATCGTTCATCACCGCTTCGCCGGTTACAAGCCAGTCATCGGCGATGTGCCCAAGCGAGCCAACGGCGTGTACGTCAGCATGGTCACTGGCAAGGCGAATGCCTTCGGCCTGAACACGCTGCAAGAACGGGCCGACATGTTCGTCACACATAACGACGAAGTGTACGAAGGGATGATCGTTGGCGAGAACAGCCGCGATAACGACATGGCCGTGAATCCCACCAAGGAAAAGAAGCTCACCAACATGCGAGCTTCCGGCACTGACGACAACATCCTGCTCAAGCCGCCGCGCAAGATGGATCTCGAAGCTGCGCTTGAGTACATCGAAGACGATGAGCTGGTCGAGATCACGCCGACCCAAATCCGCCTTCGCAAAACGTTCCTCACCGAGAACGACCGCAAGCGCGCGGGGCGGAAGGAAGCCAGCTTTTCGAGCTAG
- a CDS encoding 3-keto-disaccharide hydrolase, translated as MSRRLPVLPIVSLLLGFVAVNVHAAEEGFTSLFDGKTLSGWEGKEDVFRVEEGAITAGSLKENIKNNEFLCTKKDYGDFELRLEAKLVGPGENAGIQFRSERIPNHHEVIGYQCDMGLAAGKSIWGALYDESRRRKFLATGDDVVLQKKVNADGWNHVVIRCQGPRIQLWVNEVPTVDYSETEPNIATTGKIALQIHGGKPAQASYRNIRIKELGK; from the coding sequence ATGTCTCGCCGTCTTCCGGTCTTGCCGATTGTATCGCTCTTACTGGGATTCGTCGCCGTAAATGTTCACGCGGCCGAGGAGGGCTTCACTTCGCTCTTCGACGGCAAGACGCTGTCCGGCTGGGAAGGGAAGGAAGACGTGTTTCGAGTGGAAGAAGGGGCAATAACCGCCGGCTCGTTGAAAGAGAACATCAAGAACAACGAGTTTCTCTGCACCAAGAAGGACTACGGCGATTTTGAGTTGCGACTCGAAGCCAAACTGGTCGGACCGGGTGAAAACGCCGGCATTCAGTTCCGCAGCGAGCGAATTCCAAACCATCACGAAGTGATCGGCTATCAATGTGATATGGGACTCGCAGCGGGCAAATCAATCTGGGGCGCGCTGTACGACGAATCGCGTCGGCGGAAGTTTCTGGCAACTGGCGACGACGTCGTTCTGCAAAAGAAGGTGAATGCGGACGGCTGGAATCACGTCGTCATTCGCTGCCAAGGGCCGCGAATCCAACTTTGGGTCAACGAAGTCCCCACGGTGGACTACTCCGAAACCGAACCGAACATTGCCACGACGGGCAAAATCGCCCTCCAAATTCATGGCGGCAAACCGGCCCAGGCCTCGTATCGCAACATTCGGATCAAGGAGTTGGGGAAGTAG
- a CDS encoding GumC family protein has product MENLFQPEISFAQASDALWRHKGKALLAFVLVCSAAAFYLSTAKRVYESEAKLYVRVGRESVSLDPSATTGQVVTLTDSREGEVNAIEQLLVSRQLAEQVVDKLGPDTIFGRKTGGSANWSPKQAIKDALEKLEPYNLNPLKVYDIRDKAITTLQKNLRVTAVRKTSIVTVAYSADDPDTARDVVETLIDQAQGEHLRINRTKGSHDFFEKKESQLRGDLEALEAQLRDLKNESGFAELTTQRQLLLQRISSIKGQLLDTEADLSSATAEVKAREAELARIPELVTAEETTGQPETPENQMRTKLFDLEVLERGLATRQTDESPQLIAVREQIKQAKSIVGDEGVKTQTTKSLNKVRQESELALSARQSQMASLEAKQIALTRHLDEARAELRAFNQTEIQIAQLQRSIDLAAGQYGKYSEFVEQTRIDQELQNAKISSLNFMQRPSHSITPVNPKPLQVIAGGFVLACIASGGIVFLAERRRLSLLPPAGPPTESMQPEPARQPAPAREREPVEESASIAAMTLRRSEATPSLPR; this is encoded by the coding sequence ATGGAAAATCTCTTTCAGCCCGAAATCAGTTTCGCCCAAGCAAGCGACGCCCTTTGGCGTCACAAGGGGAAGGCCCTGCTTGCGTTCGTGCTCGTCTGCTCAGCTGCGGCGTTCTATCTTTCGACCGCCAAGCGAGTCTACGAATCCGAAGCCAAGCTCTACGTCCGCGTGGGCCGCGAGAGCGTATCGCTCGATCCTTCCGCTACGACGGGCCAAGTGGTCACACTTACCGATTCGCGCGAAGGCGAAGTCAACGCCATTGAGCAACTTCTCGTCAGCCGCCAATTGGCCGAGCAGGTCGTCGACAAATTGGGGCCGGATACCATTTTTGGTCGCAAAACCGGCGGCTCAGCGAATTGGTCGCCGAAACAGGCGATTAAAGACGCGCTCGAAAAGTTGGAACCGTATAATCTCAACCCGCTCAAGGTCTACGACATTCGCGACAAAGCCATCACCACGCTGCAAAAGAACCTGCGTGTGACGGCCGTTCGCAAAACGAGCATCGTGACCGTTGCCTATTCGGCCGACGATCCGGACACCGCCCGGGACGTCGTCGAAACATTGATTGACCAGGCCCAGGGCGAACACCTGCGCATCAACCGAACCAAAGGCTCGCACGATTTCTTCGAAAAGAAAGAAAGCCAATTACGCGGCGACCTGGAAGCGCTTGAAGCTCAGCTGCGCGATCTGAAGAACGAATCGGGATTTGCCGAACTCACCACCCAGAGGCAGCTGCTGCTCCAGCGCATCTCGTCGATCAAGGGGCAACTGCTCGATACAGAAGCCGATCTATCTTCTGCGACGGCGGAAGTGAAGGCCCGCGAAGCTGAACTGGCTCGCATTCCTGAACTAGTGACTGCGGAAGAGACGACCGGTCAGCCGGAAACTCCGGAAAATCAGATGCGCACCAAGCTCTTCGACCTTGAAGTGCTGGAACGCGGGCTGGCCACCCGTCAAACCGATGAATCGCCACAGTTGATTGCGGTACGCGAACAAATCAAACAAGCCAAGTCGATTGTCGGCGACGAGGGAGTCAAAACGCAGACGACGAAATCTCTCAATAAGGTACGGCAGGAAAGCGAACTTGCCCTGAGCGCTCGCCAATCGCAAATGGCTTCCCTCGAAGCGAAACAAATCGCGCTCACGAGGCATCTGGATGAAGCCCGGGCCGAACTGCGGGCTTTCAATCAAACCGAAATCCAGATTGCACAACTGCAACGGTCGATCGATCTGGCTGCCGGGCAGTACGGCAAGTATTCCGAGTTCGTCGAGCAAACACGCATCGATCAGGAACTGCAAAATGCCAAGATCTCCAGCCTCAATTTCATGCAGCGGCCGTCGCACTCGATCACGCCCGTGAACCCAAAACCGCTGCAAGTGATCGCGGGGGGCTTTGTCCTCGCCTGCATCGCCAGCGGCGGAATCGTGTTCCTCGCTGAACGCCGACGGCTGTCTCTGCTTCCCCCTGCTGGCCCGCCCACGGAATCCATGCAGCCCGAACCGGCCCGGCAACCGGCACCAGCACGCGAGCGGGAACCGGTGGAAGAATCTGCCAGTATCGCGGCGATGACCCTGCGCCGCAGCGAAGCTACGCCGAGCTTGCCGCGGTAA